Genomic window (Paenibacillus sp. PK3_47):
GCAGGTCCGCATCCGGTACAGATGATAGAACTTGATGTCGAAGGGCCGACGGCCGTAAAAGCAAAGGTGGAAAGCGGCGGACGGATGATCCGGATCTCGTACAATGAGCCGATTCAGGCGGCCGCAGATGCTGCGAAGTTTACGCTGAATGGCAGAGCCGGTATCATTACATCGGCTGTAGCCGCAACGAAACAGGGCAGCAGTGAATCCTTAGAGCTGTTGCTGACACTTAGCGACGCTGTTCTGGAAGCTTCTGAGCTGGAAATACTTGCGGGAGCTGTGAAGGATAAAGAAGGGAATTTGTCTGGAGAAGGCACCTTGGCATTAACGCCTGATGTGAATCCGAATCTGAGCGGTCTGTCCGTTGGGACCGGGACACTTACGCCGGCATTCGATCCGGCACAAACCGAGTACACTCTGGCACTTCCTGCGGGTATGAAGGAACTGGAGATTACTGCTGCCGCTGCCGACGCTGCTGCAAAACTTACCATCGGTTCGGAACCGGCGGTTAGCGGAATGACGAAAAACCTGACTCTGCCTGAGGACGGAATTATTGAGGTATCCGTAGATCTTGGGGGCGGAACAACAGCGAAGACCTACCGTATCCATGTAAGTGTCGCTGGCGGAGGTGAACCGACACCGACGCCAAGTGCGACGGCAACACCAACGCCGACGGCAAGTGCGACGGCGACACCAACGCCGACGCCAAGTGCGACGGCGACACCAACGCCTACGCCAAGTGCGACGGCGACACCGGCACCGACGCCAAGTGCGACGGCGACGCCGACGCCAGCGCCGAGTGCGACGGCAACACCAACGCCGAAACCAAGTGCGACGGCGACACCAACGCCGACGCCAAGTGCGACGGCAACACCAACGCCGACGCCAAGTGCGACGGCGACACCAACGCCGACACCAATTGCGACGGCAACACCAACGCCGACGCCAAGTGCGACGGCGACACCAACGCCGACACCAATTGCGACGGCAACGCCGACGGCAAGTGGTAACCCGTCCCCAACGGCAAGTCCAACGCCATCGCCGGGCGGAGAGCCGAAAGACCCTCTTGATGTAGGTAAAGGTGCGAGAATTTCCACAAAAACCACACCTGACGGGAAAAAGACTGTGTATGTGGATCTCAGCGCAGATTCCATTTCGGAAGCACTGAAGGACGGCCGGAAGGCAAAAGAGCTCTATTTTGAATTAAAGGATAGAGCCGACGGTGTCATTCTGCAGGTTCCGGCTCAAGGCATGCTGCAATTGAAAGATGCAGCGGCCACGCTGCAGATAAAAACGGTATTGATCAATGTGAAGATCAACGCCGCTGCAGCTCTGCAAGGGACATCTATGGCAGACGGTGCAAAGTATAGGCTGGTAATTGTAAAGACGGGCGAGATGCTCCCGGCGGCGGCAGCCGAAGCAGCAGGCAAACCGGGTACAGCAATGAAGGTGCTTACTCCGCCGGTGATGGTGCATGCCGAAACGGTGAGCCATGCTCAGGCAGCGGCGGTTCCGGTAGTGGCTGTTAAGAAGGCTCTACAGGGTGAATTTGTGTCCTTGTCGGAGAAAAAGGATCTTGTTGATATTTACCGGTACGACGAGTCAGCATTACGATGGGTTTATGTCAAGAGTACGCCGAATGCAAAGGGGACAGGATTACTGTTCGATATCCATACCAAGGGACCATATGCTGCACTAACAATCATGCACCGCCGTTTTGCCGATACAGCAGGACATTGGGCCGAGCAGGATATTGACTGGATGGTGCGGCGCTTACTCTTAAACGGTACTTCCGAATCCACGTTCAAACCCGATGATTTCATCACCCGTGCAGAGTTCACGGCCATGCTTGTCAGAGCTTTGAACCTGCCGGATCGTGCCGACACGGCTGGCCGGAGATTTACGGATGTGTCCCCGTCAGCCTGGTACAGCAAGTCTGTGTACAGTGCTGTATCCGAAGGCCTGGTTAAAGGCTGGGACAATGACCATTTTCTCCCGGATAAAAGAATTACCCGTGAAGAAATGGCCGCCATGATTATCCGGGCATACCCGCTGCTTGGTGCAGGAGATCCAACCCCGGCCGGCTTGGGCTTACTCGAAAAATATGCTGACAGCAGCCAAATACAAAGCTGGGCAAAGAATGATGTAGCCCGGATATTAAATGAAGGAATTATGAAGGGCATGACAGACAGCAGCTTTGACCCGGCAGGCAGCACCACCCGCGCCCAGGCTGCGGCAGTGCTCAAAAGGTTACTCAGCAAATTTGAAGAGTAGCCTGCAGTATGAATGAACAAACCCGTATCTGCTTAAGCTTAAGCGGATACGGGTTCTTTTTGCACCGCACAAAATACTCAAATTCATCCGTTCACAAAAAGCCGAGCTGTGATACAATGATTGAGTCTGTTTTTTTGAGGAAACCCATTTCACAGTGTCACCCGGCTTGGTCCGTATTTGAGGAGGATAACAGCGTTAATGAAACATGCACCTTTTATAGCCGTTGAAGGCCCGATAGGCGCCGGCAAAACCACACTGGCCACCATGCTCGCAGAAGAATTCCGGCTGCCGATCATCAAGGAAATTGTGGAGGAGAACCCGTTCCTGGACAAGTTCTATCAGAATATGGACGATTGGAGCTTCCAGCTCGAAATGTTCTTTCTCTGCAACCGGTACAAGCAGCTTGAGGATACCGTGAACGAGTACATAAATAAGGATAAACCGGTCATTTCCGATTATCATATTTATAAGAACCTGATTTTTGGCGAGCGTACGCTCAAGGGAACCAAACGCGACAAGTACCGCGAGATTTACCATGTGCTGACCGATGATCTGCCGAAGCCGGACATTATTCTTTTTATCCGTGCGGATCTGGATACCCTGATGGCCCGGATCGCCAAACGCGGCCGTTCGTTCGAAGAAGAAATTTCACCTGCATACATGCAGCAGTTAATAGAAGATTATGATAACGCCATGGCCTCACTCGCTGTGAGTGAACCGTCTACCGTTATTATAACGATCGATGGCAACAAGGTTGATTTTGTGGAGAATGAACAAGACTTCATTACAATCGCCGCACAATTAAAGGAGCTGATGTAATGAACAAATACAACATCCCGGATAATGCGATTATCACAGTGGCCGGCACGGTAGGCGTTGGTAAATCGACACTGACCGGAGCGCTGGCGGAGCGGCTGAACTTCCAGACCTCGCTGGAACAGGTGGATCATAATCCGTATCTGGAGAAGTTCTATCATGATTTCGAGAGATGGAGCTTCCATCTGCAGATCTATTTCCTCGCTGAACGCTTCAAGGAGCAGAAGAAGATGTTCGAGCTGGGCGGCGGATTCGTACAGGACCGTTCGATTTATGAGGACACCGGTATTTTTGCCAAAATGCATGCGGATCAGGGGACCATGTCGAAGACGGACTACGAAACTTACACCAGCCTGTATGAGGCAATGGTAATGACTCCATATTTCCCGCATCCTGACGTGCTGATCTATATCGAAGGCAGCCTGCCGTCGATTCTAACCCGGATTAATGAACGCGGCCGTGAGATGGAGATCCAGACTGACGTATCCTACTGGGAGCATATGCATGAGCGGTATTCCCAGTGGATCAATGAGTTCAGCGCCTGTCCGGTGCTGCGGCTCAACATTGACGAATATGATGTAAAGGATCCCGCCTCGATGGAGAGCATTCTGGAGAAGGTGGGGGCGGCCATTGGCCGGGCTCCGGTGGTGAAGTAGAACAAGGTGCCATGGATTAGGATTACGAAAAAATGCGCAAGTGAGCGAAAGCTCCTTGCGTTTTTTTTGTTGTTTTAGACATTTTTTTTAACGAAAACGTGAATTTTATCATTTTTTCGAGAGATTTACCCCATTTAGGCCCTGTTGAAACGGTTTTTGTCGAGATTTGTTAAGAGTTTGTTCAGAGCCGTCTGATAATATGGATCAAAGATATGGAATGAAGTATTAGGATTTAATCGTTTTTGTCCGCAGGAAAGCAAGCTGAAAGGAGAATGTGGAGCGAAGGGAGCAAATTCAAACTGCAGCAGCACTTGCTATACGGCGGATGGAAAATGATGAATGAATAAGGGGGAGCGTTACATTGTTGATGAGCAAGAGATTCAGGAAGTATATCTCGCTAAGTTTGATCTTCGGTATGCTGCTATCGTTAATACCCGATACATGGAGCGGGCAGGCTGCGGCAGCGGGCGATGACTTTGAGGTGAAGTTTGAAAAGAGCGGAGCGCGTGTGGGAAATATGTCCTACCCAGCGGAGAACGCCTTTCTTAACTTTTACAATAATCTCGAACCGGGTTTTGTCCAGACTGAGACCGACAAGGATGCCAGATATGACTGGGCTAAGGGAGATATCTTTGCCGGAGTCGATGATAATGAAGCAACGGTCACATTCGAGGTTCGTGTAAAGGATAATCCGCTTTTGCATGATATGGCACTAAGCGGGCAAGCAGAGGTGGTTACCGGCTTTGCAGTTCTGCGGCGTCATTCCGGGTTCATTTGGACGCGCCACTCGGCAATTACAGTAAGCGTCGACGGAAAGAACATTATCAATGAAAGAACAGGCAGCAGCCAAAAATATAACAAATCTGCTACGGCCCTCATCAAACCTGACTCTGTTATCAAAATATGGGTATACGGCGAAGGGGACGACGACGGTGAAGCAGCGGGTGTGCGCGGCTTCTACCTCAAGTTTCAGGATCTGAAGCGTCCGGTGCTGAACAACTATACATTTACCGGCAACGGTGCAGAACGTTTGAATACCAACATTGACCAGCAAGAGCTGTATGTTAAAAGAGATGAGAATATTACACTCAGCTATAATTTCACAGAGCCGGTTCAACCGTCCTCGGTAGTCTCCGCTAACTCTGATTATTTCCTGCGGCACAAGCTGTTTATCAGTGAGGATGGAACCGGGCTTCCGGCGGCCGGACAGCAGCAGTACTTGACGAATATTACTTACAATAAAGACAATCTGAAGAGCTATCAGAATAAAATCAGCTATAGATACACTGGTGTTCCGTTTCATAACAGTGGAAACCGGCCTTTGACACCATTAATTACCGGCGGGACTACTGGCGGAGCACCGATGGATTTGTCGATGGAGAATAAATTGAAAGAAGCAGTACTCCGTGATGCGGCCGGAAATAAAGCAACTGTAAATCTCAACAACCTGCCCAGCAGCGGAAGCAATGCCTACCTGAACGGCAAAAATGTGAACCCGTTTGACTATGACAGAAAAGGTTTCCGGGTCATTGTAGATGCCGTGCGGCCTAAGTATTCCAAGACAGCGAACGGTATTCAGCCGGAGATCCTTACCGGCGTCACGCTGAATAAAGGGGATGTCATTGACTTCACTTTACAGCTGACAGAAGAAGCCGTGATCAAAAACGGCTGGGATGAGAAGAAAACCTTTATTTTGTTCAATAACGGAATGAAAGCTTACTATGTTACAGGCAAGAACACCAAAAATTGGACCTTCCGTATGACAGTGCCAGACGGATTAACCGTGGAAACCCCGTTGCTGAAGGCAATCGCAGTATCCAATGATGCCAAAGGCGGCAGCTTGCCTGTCGATATGGATACTGACGTTATCCAGGACTATGCAGGCAATCTGATGATTCAGCCGGCGAACTATGATGGGATACATGAAGAGAAAATTGCGGGGATCGAGGGCGGCGACTTCTCGCTGGCCAATTCCAAAATTGACTGGGCGAACCTGTTCATCGACAATACGAAGCCGATTATCGGTTACCGTTACGAAGCGGGCGGCGCGAGCAACACTGAATATAAGAATAAGGGTAAGATCACGATCGACGCCAATGATCCATCAATTAAAGTGCCTTCACTGGATCCGACTGTAGCAGACCGTGGTACAGAGCGGCCGAGCCGCGGAATCTACCGTCCTTCCAACATGAGTGATAGCGCATCTCCTTCAGTGGGTCTTGTGTACTACTGGTGGAGTCAGGACAAGGCTGATCCTTTTGCTTCTGTATCCGGAGACAATTACGCAGCTCTCAAGCGTTACGCGCTTGCTGCCAAACAGCCGTCGGAAGAGCTGTATCCCGGACAATTCGAGAATGTGCAGCTGTCGATTGTGAATAACAAGACCAACCTGCTCTCTCCGCCAGAAGAGGCATTTGAGACCGATAACAGCGGGGAATGGTATTTGCACACCTGGACTGCGGATATGACCTGGGATTCCGCACGGGAATTGATGCAGTATGAGAAAAAAGAGGCCTACGTTAAAACTCATCAAGCGCAGTATGATGCATGGATCGCAGAGGCTTCGGGCTCGGAAGCGGATAAAATCTTCTATGCCGATAACCAGGCGCTGGCAGCCGTTGGACAATATGGTGATTTGAATGTCTGGAGTCTAGATGATTTCAAACAGGATGATTCCAATTGGACGCATGAAGTAGGGATTCTCAAGCTGGATAACAAAGGTCCTTCCATTACGATGGCGGCTGAGACCAGTGCCACTGTACAAGCACTTGTACAGGACCCGCACAGTGGAGTCAGTTCCGTACAGTACCAGTGGGTAAAGGATGGTCTGTCTGTAGACACCAGCAGCTGGACACCTGCCGAATACTCCGGAACAACTGTAACGCGTTCCACCTATGAGGATATCGATGAAGACGGATCTTACTGGCTCTATCTGAAAGCAGTAGATAAAGCGGGTAACGAGACGATCGGTACACCGCAGGAAAGACCGGTGGTTGTGAGTTCTGAAGCGGAAATTCCGACGCAGTTCCTGCCGGAAGCTAATCCTGATTATGTGAAGAGTCATGATGTAACCTTCCAGATCAGCGGAGTAACACCGGATTTCGTTGGCTATGCAATCAGCAGCAGCTCCATTCGTCCGGGAACAGATGATCAATTTACAGGCCTTGAGGGCAGCGTAAATCTGACTCAGCCTATGACCATCGAATCTTTGTTTGAAGGTGAGGATGGAACTGCAGCTCCTGCGGCTCCGTTTGAGCCAGAATTACCAGCTGAAGCAGAAGCTGAAGTTACAGCCAGTATTGGACCGGTAGCCATTCTTAAGCTTTTGTCTTCCGGACCGGTTGAGCCTGCACTGACTTCGCTTCCGGCTGAAGAAACCGCAGCGCCGGAAAGCGGCGCTGAGTCTGCAGAAACGCCTGCAGCAGCAGAAACTCCGGCACCTGAAAGCAGTGCAGAACCTGCAGCAGCGCCTGCTGAAGCAGGGGCAACTGAAGAAACGGCTGTTCCGCAAATGGGAGCAATGGCTTTGAATACTACCGTAAGTGAAGCCACTTACAGCTACGTAGTTCCGGCTAACCCTTTGCTGAACGGTACGCAGTATATCCACCTTATGGTGAAACATAGCGACAAAACTTATTACTATTCGAAAGCTTATTATTTTGACAATGAAGCACCTGAAGTTACCTTCAGTATTAATGCCATTCCTTATCCGCTTCCAGAACACAAGACACTCGTGAATGTGTCGGAGTTCTACAGCAAGAAAGGACTTGTCAGCAAATATCAATGGGTTCTGGAAAAGGAAGGAGCACCAGCAACGGCACCTGCACAATCTTCCACTGAGTGGCTGGATCTGCCTTCGGACGGAACAGCGGTTGTTGACGGTAAAAAACTGCAGGCAGGAGAAATTGCTGATTACAGATTGTATGTACTCGCCACTGATGGAGCAGGAAACAGCTCGGTTAAGGCAAGCACAGGAACCTTCAAAGTATCAGCGGCTTCAAAACCGGAGACACCACCGGCTGATGCCAAATCTTCTCTCATCTATTTGTCTGGTGATGGAAAGGACGGCTACACAGCGATTGTGAAGCTTAGCCTGGATACAGAGGATAAAACAGGTTATGAATACTCGGTTTCCCCTGATAACGGGACAAGCTGGATCAACTGGAAGCCATATACCAATTTCGTAGCCGTACAGGTTCCGACAGGTGATCCTGAACAGCTGCAGGTGTGGGTGAAATACAGAACCCCAGGCGGTTTGATCAGTAAAGCCGCCAAGCTGGACATCGAAGGTGCTTCTACTTCAGTACAGCCTGTTTATGCCCTTGCTGCTCTGAGTACCACCGGACCGGTCAATGCCACGGTAGGCGCGGATATTGAAATCACGCTTCCGCCGGGTATCCGTGTTGCGCCTTCGAAGATCAATCCTTCGCAGCCTGTGCGCACAGGGAATAATTTTAAAATTTACGAGAATGGCTTCTATAGCTTTGATCTGACCGATCTTAGTGATACGACCCGTACAGATACACTCTATCTGGTTGTGAAGAATATCGATGGCACCAAGCCGGAAGGAACTGTGGAGTATTCGAACGGGGCGAAAACAAATAACAATGTAACCGCCTATCTCCAGAGTACCTCTGAACCGGTAACGATCACGAATAATGGCGGCAAAAACGCCTACACGTTCAAAGAGAACGGCACATTCACTTTTGAAATCAAGGATGCAGCAGGAAATACCAATACGGTGATAGCCGAAGTGAACAATATTAATAAAGAAGCACCAAAAGTAAAAGTAACCCGTTCCTACCAATACGGCGCGAGCGGCGGCGGCACCTTCAACACTGTGAAAGATAACGCAGGAAATGTGCTGTTCTCCACCGGAGCTACCTTAACGGTAGAAAAAGCGGACAATTCGGACAAGCAGATTAAAATTGTCAGTCAGGACAACAGTGTTACATTGACTGAGAATGGAACAGCGTCATTTACAGTTCTCGACGACTATGGCAATACGGCAGTCATTAAAGAGAAGGTTGACAATATCCTCTCTTCAGCACCGGAAGTCGGAAAGATCACCTACACCTTTGTAGATGCAGAAGGCAAGGCTGTTCCGGAAGACCAGATCGTTACAATCGGCGGACAGAAGTATGCCAAAGGTAAAGTGAAGGTTACCCTCAGCGGTTCTGTTACAGCACCTAACAAAATGTTCTTCGGTGTGAGACCGATCGCTGACGGAGCGGGTTATACGAATGAGATCAGCAGTGCTGGCGGCACATTCAGCTACTCACGCGCTTTTGAAAGCAGCGGGTCCCCGGTAATTGCGATCTCGGACTTGCTCGGTAATGTGAACAAGGTTCCGGTAACGATAGCGGGACTGGACAACACACCGCCTGAGCTGACCTTGAATAATGAAACAGCAGGTATTGTCCAGGATAAGAAAGACTTCAACTTCCGTACGGATCTCGGCGGCTTCACCGTTTCCGATAATGTATCCGCAGCAGCGGATGTGAAGGTCTCCATCAGCGGGCTGGATCTGAGCAAGCTTGGACGCCAGCGTGTGGCGTATACAGCGGTTGACCAGGTCGGGAATCAGACGGTTGTCTATCAGGATGTAGTAGTTGTGAAAGATGGCGGACTGCTCATCTTCGGTAACGATACCCTGATCTCTGCTTCCTCCGGAGAATCTGCATTGTTCAATACCAATACCCTTACGTTCAAAGTGACTGGCTTCAACGTCATGAAGGTTGGCGGTGTGGATAAGGTTAACCAGGCAGGTACCTTTGATATTCTGTATTACCCTGGTCTGTACCGTGAAGGCCAGCTGAAGCTAGTGAAGGAGAAACTGACCTATAACGAACTTGTAAACAGCCAGTTCAAAGTCAGCTTCCCGAAAACAGGCTGGTACACCATTGTCGTGAGAACCCAAGAGCGGGACCGCGAATTTGCGACCTTCTTTGTCGGCAGTATGAAATAAATGAAAGATGAACAGGGGGAACGCTAGGTGAATTTGTTTAAACGCATTACGGCGGTAATGCTCACATTTATCATGGTATTCCTGTCCACCTCCGAGAGCTTTCATGCTCTCGTAGAGGCGGCCAGCAGTACAAAGACAACCGTTATCCAAAATAACTTCATTAAAGTTACTTTGGATAACGAAACCGGACGCTACGGTATCCGGACTGTGGAAGGTCAGCCGATCCGCAAAAATGACGATAACGTAAATTTGCTGTTCCAGGGAGATGACCCGGAAACGTCATTCACGACGTTCCGGATTGACGGAACCGATTATATTTACGGAAACAAATACAAGTTCGACAACAGCCATTATTCAGAGACTACTGCACCTAAAGTGGTGGAGAATTCTAACGGCACTAAGCAACTGGAAATGATCTGGAAGATCAAAGGCGTAGAGATCAAACAAATTCTGATGCTCTACACCGACAGCGGGGATGCTGTCAATTCCGGTAATGTTAACGTCCGCTATGAAGTGAACAACCGCAGCAATGCGGAGGTTCAAATCGGCAGCCGGATCCTGCTGGATACGATGGTCGGCGGCAACGATGGACCGCAGTTCCAAATCGGCACAGCTTACAAGTCTCCGCTGCAGGTAGAGCGGAAGCTGGTGCATAATCCGGAGGATAATGCCGGAATCCCTGAAGAGGACAGAGCGTACTTCAAGATTCCTTCCTATTGGGTCATGCGCGACAAGCTGGATCTGAGCAATCCGCAGGCAACGAATGTTGTAGCTTATGGCTTCAATAACTTTGCGGAACAGAACATTAATATTGTGGATGAGATGATTGTCGGGCACTGGAACGGCCTGGCAAATACGAAATGGGATTATGAGGTGCATCCGAATCTGGATTTCACCAGAGACACCAATGATTACGGAACAGCGGATTCTGCGGTTGCCTTCTACTGGAACCCGGAGAAGCTGGCAGCCGGAGGCTTCCAGAGCTTCGAGACTGTATACGGTCTCGGAGAGCTTACCGCTCCTGACAAAGTATTCTCAATACGCTACGTAGACCAGGTTCAGCAGCTGGCTACTGCTCCGCTGGCACAAGGCGAAACCGTTCCGTCGAAGTACGTGGATAACGGAGTTTTCACTGTCACAGCCGAGGTTGAAAATCTGCAGGCTTATAATATGGAGCACTCCAAAATCGAAGTGGAGATGACGCTGGAGAGCGGCCTCAGCTTCGTAAGGCAGGATGAAAACGGAAGAGATGTCCTGGATGCGAACGGCAATCCGGTCCTGGAAAATGACCGCAGCAAAATGCTGGAATTCAAAAAGTCAGCTACTCCTGAAGAAGCTGCAATGGGCATTGAGCCGAAGTACAAACCGGGTGACGCAATAACAGCGACGTTCCGTGTACAGGCTAAAGGCAGACCTTGGCCGATCACAAAGGAATATATGATTTCTGCGAGAAGCCCGGAAACGCAAGGCAAGATTGAGGGCATCGAAGATGAAGGGATCAGAGCGCAGTATGAATCTACGCGTACGAACTTCATTCTGCTTCCGCCGGTAGGCGAAGCAACAGCTACGTATTCTTACGCGCTGTCACCGAAGGAGCTCTACAGCACAGACGTGAAGTATGTGACTGTGAACCTGTCGAACATTGAAGCCTATAATACAGGTAATGCCACTACCGCACCGAACTTTGACCTGTTCCTGAAGAATAAGGCAACGGGAGACCGTTACAAGGTCAATGTGCAGGATGCAGTAATTATGCAGCCGACTGACGACGGATTCTCCGGCGCCATGCGGATTACGTACCGCGGCGGAGATCAAGTGGATAAGGGCGGCAATGTGCTGAAAAGCGGTCTGGGTCCTGAACTGCCGCTTGGCGAATATCAGGTAGAGATCGACTATAAAGGGGATGCCGGAGGCGACGAGGAAATTGCGGCCTTATACGATATCACGACTCCGCAATCCTTCCTGGTTACAGATAATAATGATACTCGGATCCGCGAAGCCGGAGTCCTGGCTCTGTACAGAGAAGCCGTGGATGTCAGCGGCTTGTCAAACGGAGCTTCGGTAAAAGGTGAACTGCTGGATCAGCTGAATTCACTGTTCCCGAACAAACCTTTTAAAGACGGAGCGTTCCTGTACTCCGCTGTTACAAGCTACAAGCAGACCAAGGCATTAATCGGAGCGGCAAGCAAAGCGGTAGATCCTGCTTTTGATCTTAAAGAGTTTATGGATGATGCAGCTTTAAAAGAGACTCCGATGTATGCATATAAACTGTTTGCAACGGAAAAAGATTATGAAAACTTCCAAAAGGAAGTAGATGCAAAGGATGCTAAATTTGACCGCGAGATTCTGGTTACAATCCGCGGGATGATCAAGCAGGTCGGTACGGGTAAAGATGAGCAGGTTATCGTCGATACCAAAACAGAACCGGCCATCATCAACGATGCCGTAGCCTATACAGGCAAGGATTTGGCTTTTGTACGCGGGAAGCTGGATA
Coding sequences:
- a CDS encoding deoxynucleoside kinase; translated protein: MKHAPFIAVEGPIGAGKTTLATMLAEEFRLPIIKEIVEENPFLDKFYQNMDDWSFQLEMFFLCNRYKQLEDTVNEYINKDKPVISDYHIYKNLIFGERTLKGTKRDKYREIYHVLTDDLPKPDIILFIRADLDTLMARIAKRGRSFEEEISPAYMQQLIEDYDNAMASLAVSEPSTVIITIDGNKVDFVENEQDFITIAAQLKELM
- a CDS encoding deoxynucleoside kinase, with protein sequence MNKYNIPDNAIITVAGTVGVGKSTLTGALAERLNFQTSLEQVDHNPYLEKFYHDFERWSFHLQIYFLAERFKEQKKMFELGGGFVQDRSIYEDTGIFAKMHADQGTMSKTDYETYTSLYEAMVMTPYFPHPDVLIYIEGSLPSILTRINERGREMEIQTDVSYWEHMHERYSQWINEFSACPVLRLNIDEYDVKDPASMESILEKVGAAIGRAPVVK